Proteins encoded by one window of Cellvibrio sp. KY-GH-1:
- a CDS encoding ATP-binding protein has translation MKIEQVLRKFAYPIGILFPWLLTPIAFLITDYLPKTNVPLLYIVMVVFIAINVTVELAIINALSSFFAFSFFFAEPYGSIMIHQDEDLLTILLFLLTSVIVGYMATKHKQNVQKIRVREFMTDIELELLEKLPKALDTDDVINAMRDALEPWKENCVLITRDVNWATHPMIRRMTHLRKTYLEELLELRITPEISLQIPELEQEHDVFFLHNSQQVIGLLKISIENIQYLPKDIFLLLLHQVNISLERTRLSADLEKEKIAKENELLRSALLSSVSHDFRTPLTTMIGATSTVIEFGEHLDKQQTRELLDTVLEEAQRLNRYTQNLLDMTRLGFGQLQLERDWVGVEEIISVVKKRLKPLLIHNDVRADINPHLPSLYIQAALIEQALFNIIDNAIKFSPSGAYIEVTCVKENDAIIISVCDQGPGVPEGEREKVFERFHTAEKGDRRRSGSGLGLTICRGMIMAHGGSVSIHPNPKRTADRINPGCCVRVEIPIEANLGASDKNPDSPSSHSAAE, from the coding sequence ATGAAGATCGAACAGGTTTTACGCAAGTTCGCCTACCCCATCGGAATTCTATTTCCCTGGCTGTTAACGCCAATTGCATTTTTGATTACTGATTACCTACCCAAAACCAATGTGCCGCTTTTGTATATCGTAATGGTGGTTTTTATCGCCATTAACGTGACGGTTGAGTTGGCAATTATTAATGCGCTTTCCAGCTTTTTTGCCTTCAGTTTCTTTTTTGCTGAGCCTTATGGTTCGATCATGATCCATCAGGATGAAGATCTGCTGACTATTTTGTTATTTTTACTAACCTCAGTCATTGTTGGCTATATGGCAACCAAGCATAAACAAAACGTACAAAAAATCCGTGTACGCGAGTTTATGACTGATATTGAGCTCGAATTGCTGGAAAAATTACCCAAAGCCCTGGATACGGATGATGTAATTAACGCGATGCGCGATGCGCTTGAGCCATGGAAGGAGAATTGCGTACTGATTACGCGGGATGTTAACTGGGCGACCCATCCAATGATTCGGCGCATGACCCATTTGCGAAAAACCTACCTGGAAGAATTATTGGAACTGCGGATCACCCCGGAAATTAGTTTGCAAATTCCTGAATTGGAACAAGAACACGATGTATTTTTTCTGCACAACTCGCAACAAGTTATTGGTCTGCTAAAAATATCCATTGAAAATATCCAATACCTTCCAAAAGACATTTTTCTGTTGTTGTTACACCAGGTGAATATTTCACTCGAGCGTACACGCCTTTCCGCAGATTTGGAAAAAGAAAAAATTGCCAAAGAAAATGAGCTACTACGCTCCGCCCTGCTCTCTTCGGTATCTCACGATTTTCGCACGCCCTTAACGACAATGATTGGGGCTACATCAACTGTTATTGAATTTGGTGAACATCTGGATAAACAGCAAACTCGTGAATTGCTAGACACAGTATTGGAGGAAGCTCAGCGCTTAAACCGCTACACCCAAAACTTACTCGATATGACACGTTTAGGATTCGGGCAGCTGCAATTAGAGCGAGATTGGGTCGGTGTTGAAGAAATCATTAGCGTGGTTAAAAAAAGACTAAAACCGCTACTAATTCATAACGATGTGCGCGCGGATATTAACCCCCATTTGCCGTCACTCTATATTCAAGCCGCTCTTATTGAACAAGCGCTATTTAATATCATTGATAATGCGATCAAATTTTCTCCATCCGGTGCTTATATTGAAGTCACCTGCGTAAAAGAAAATGATGCAATTATTATCAGCGTCTGCGACCAGGGGCCAGGTGTACCGGAAGGCGAGCGGGAAAAGGTTTTTGAACGTTTCCATACCGCCGAGAAAGGTGATCGTCGTCGTTCTGGTAGCGGATTGGGGCTGACCATTTGCCGCGGTATGATTATGGCGCATGGGGGAAGTGTCAGTATTCATCCTAACCCCAAGCGTACCGCAGACCGAATTAACCCGGGTTGCTGTGTCCGTGTTGAAATTCCCATTGAGGCGAACCTTGGGGCAAGCGATAAAAACCCTGATAGCCCAAGCTCCCATTCAGCTGCCGAATAA